In Actinomycetota bacterium, a single window of DNA contains:
- a CDS encoding Mrp/NBP35 family ATP-binding protein: MPGEEKAAPREPEGEKVPAIDRFLAVMSGKGGVGKSSVTALLAAGLQKKGLAVGVLDADITGPSIPKVMGVRGQITVENGKMVPPLSAGGIRVMSANLLLDREDDALIWRGPLVSNAIRQFWEDTDWGKLDYLLLDLPPGTSDAPLTIMQMLTETDVLIVTSPQVLASMVVRKAINMARKVGGRIIGVVENMGTALCPHCGKTFELFGGEGTEQMIRDMGLPLLGKIPHDQRISELCDIGAIETYESEAVNAMVASILAVTGHED; this comes from the coding sequence GTGCCTGGCGAGGAGAAAGCCGCGCCCCGGGAACCGGAAGGTGAAAAGGTCCCCGCGATAGACCGCTTTCTGGCCGTCATGAGCGGCAAGGGAGGCGTGGGAAAGTCGTCCGTCACGGCCCTGCTCGCGGCGGGCCTTCAGAAAAAAGGCTTGGCGGTGGGGGTCCTCGATGCCGACATCACCGGCCCCAGCATCCCCAAGGTCATGGGCGTCAGGGGACAGATAACGGTGGAGAACGGTAAGATGGTGCCTCCCCTTTCCGCGGGAGGCATAAGGGTCATGTCCGCCAACCTGCTACTCGACAGGGAGGATGACGCCCTTATCTGGAGAGGCCCCTTGGTCTCCAACGCCATCAGGCAGTTCTGGGAGGATACCGATTGGGGAAAGCTGGATTACCTGCTCCTCGACCTGCCTCCGGGAACCTCAGATGCTCCCCTGACCATAATGCAGATGCTCACAGAGACCGACGTGCTCATCGTCACCTCCCCGCAGGTGCTGGCCTCCATGGTCGTGCGCAAGGCCATAAACATGGCCCGCAAGGTGGGCGGGAGGATCATCGGCGTGGTGGAAAACATGGGCACGGCCTTATGCCCGCACTGCGGAAAGACCTTCGAGCTCTTCGGGGGTGAGGGGACGGAGCAGATGATAAGGGACATGGGGCTCCCCCTACTGGGAAAGATCCCCCACGACCAGCGCATAAGTGAACTGTGCGATATCGGGGCCATAGAGACCTACGAGTCGGAGGCGGTTAACGCCATGGTGGCGTCGATCCTGGCCGTCACCGGCCACGAGGACTGA